The Solanum pennellii chromosome 11, SPENNV200 sequence aaataaaactcttctttaaatttgtgttgcatGCAGGGCTAGTGGATGAGGTGCAACAGATTTTCATTCCAGATGCAGATTACACCAAAGGAATTCGACGGTCCATCGGTGTCCCTGAAATGGACATATATTTAAGGGAAGAAACAAATATAGACGGAGATGATGAATCAACGAAGAAgattcttcaagcttcaatttcAAGTATCAAGAATAATACTCGTATGTTAATTTGTAACCAACTTGACAAGATTCAACGATTAATAAGCGAGAAAATGTGGTCAGTGCATCATATTATTGCTACAGACATTTTCAAAGAAGATAGAGAAGAAGATCTTGACGAAGCATGGACGAATACTGTTTTGCAACCGTGCCTAGATATGGTAAAGAGATTTCTCAAAAACgatcatcacaatattattattgagtgtACATAAACTGTCATCATCGCCATCTTCTGTTtggtctcttttatttttgacctATTTTGTACAGTTTGTATcacattacaaatatatatgtatgatatgacccttatttctatatatgttactcttgtctgtaaaaaaattcttatctatagatgaaatatttattttaagtttcgaTCAAAGCCCAAGCCctaagtccaagtccaagtcttatatatttaatataaattaatacaaatacataCGTACACAATTACATGAGATCACTCATAAAGTCAAGCTAATAGAGTGATAAAATAGTAAATCACCATAAATGTTGGGGAAGATTCCACCCTAaaaggattttgaagaatagAATTCTTAACTCAATACTTAAAAATGATACGTagacaaagaagataaaatagtaaatttttaatctatcgataatgaatatattctacCAAATTCTATCATGGTGATTGAAGTTTGATTCAATAAAGTccttatctattattatatggtgcacaagttaatataaatactcGTCATTGAAATAGTTATCGATAATCGTTCACTTCCCTCTTANATATTTAAGGGAAGAAACAAATATAGACGGAGATGATGAATCAACGAAGAAgattcttcaagcttcaatttcAAGTATCAAGAATAATACTCGTATGTTAATTTGTAACCAACTTGACAAGATTCAACGATTAATAAGCGAGAAAATGTGGTCAGTGCATCATATTATTGCTACAGACATTTTCAAAGATGATAGAGAAGAAGATCTTGACGAAGCATGGACGAATACTGTTTTGCAACCGTGCCTAGATATGGTAAAGAGATTTCTCAAAAACgatcatcacaatattattattgagtgtACATAAACTGTCATCATCGCCATCTTCTGTTtggtctcttttatttttgacctATTTTGTACAGTTTGTATcacattacaaatatatatgtatgatatgacccttatttctatatatgttactcttgtctgtaaaaaaattcttatctatagatgaaatatttattttaagtttcgaTCAAAGCCCAAGCCctaagtccaagtccaagtcttatatatttaatataaattaatacaaatacataCGTACACAATTACATGAGATCACTCATAAAGTCAAGCTAATAGAGTGATAAAATAGTAAATCACCATAAATGTTCGGGAAGATTCCACCCTAaaaggattttgaagaatagAATTCTTAACTCAATACTTAAAAATGATACGTagacaaagaagataaaatagtaaatttttaatctatcgataatgaatatattctacCAAATTCTATCATGGTGATTGAAGTTTGATTCAATAAAGTccttatctattattatatggtgcacaagttaatataaatactcGTCATTGAAATAGTTATCGATAATCGTTCACTTCCCTCTTATGGAATTAGACTTAACACTTATGATGTGTTGTTGAATAGTGTAAGATGTGACGCATTATCACTTGAATGTATTCcgttagaaaaattattaagttcTTTGTACAATCCTTATGTAACTACTTGTGATCTCATAAGAATATACATCTAGAAACGtcatcctaaaataatttaagcttaATCACCAAAATTTAAGGTGACATatctctaaaaatattttaatgaactATTCTTATTCTAAAAGATGTgaatttatgtatatttaatttggtttacTAATTAATGAGTctataaaaaatcacatttttactataaaagctAGTTCTATGTGGTCTCCTAACAACGTCCACTAATAaatttatcctaaaatatatttaataataattatcaaaattcaagTTCACATATCGATAAACTTTTAAAAGTCATtcttatcataatatatatcagtaattatgaaattggtatgtcaattaataactccacaaaaagatttttatataaaagctgaatgtaatttttttttcacatccaccatcaagaaaattttatatttttagatagtATATTCCAAGTCAAGCAAGGTTTCTACTTACTAGCTTTATATTCACAAGATTTTTTAATGTCTTACTTAATGAATTCACtattataaactttttttttgtgtgtagataaaatgaatactttcattaataaCGAAGAGTTCAAGAAGAAAGTTATCTTCATAATGGGGGCCACAGGACCTGGAAAATCCCGTCTCTCTGTTGACCTTGCCACCCATTTTCGTGGAGAAATAATCAAGTCAGACAAAATGCAAGTATACAAGGGACTTGAAATTGTTACAAACAAGATCACACACACTGAAAAACAAGGTGTACCACACTATTTGTTAGGTATGTATGTTTATTCTCAAGATTACTTATATCGAATGAATACctagataattttatagtattaattatagattctagtgaaaaatatacttaactattaaaaaattatttctttcaattcttagaaagttaatttgatcaaattttcttaGGTGAAATTGAACCAGATTCAGACTTCACAActgaagatttttgtttgcaAGCTGTCatctatatagaaaaaatactgAAGACTCAACGTGTTTCAATTATTGTTGCAGGGTCAAATTCGTATATCGAAAAACTTGTGGAAGATTTTGtgttcatgttcaaatataagtatgataGTTGCTTTATTTGGATTGATGTTGAGCAATCAGTCTTGAACTGTAGAGTTGACATGAGGGTTGATCAAATGGTCAAAGCaggtaatttttgtaattattttgtgTATCAATCAAGATATACTATCATGCACCTAGctaaaaacttttcttatataattttcttaataatacttttggttatcaaatatatgttctactaaataaaactcttctttaaatttgtgttgcatGCAGGGCTAGTGGATGAGGTGCGACAAATTTTCATTCCAAATGCAGATTACACCAAACGAATCTGACAGTCAATCGGTGTCCCTAAAATGGACAGAAATTTAAGGGAAGAAACAAATATAGACGGAGATGATGAATCAAAGGAGatgatcttcaagcttcaatttcAAGTATCAAGCGTTATACTCGTATGTTAATTTGTAACCAACTTGACAAGATTCGACGATTAATAAGCGAGAAAATGTGGTCAGTGCATCATATTATTTCTACGGACGTTTTCAAAGAAGATAGAGAAGAAGATCTTGACGAAGCATGGACGAATACTGTTTTGCAACCATGCCTAGATATTGTGAAGAGATTTCTCAAAAACgatcatcacaatattattattgagtgtACATAAACTGTCATTATCATCATCTTCTGTTTtggtctcttttatttttgacctATTTTGTACTGTTTGTATcgcattacaaatatatatgtatgatatgaccCTTATTTCTATATAAGGTACTCTTGTCCGTAAAAAATTTCTTATctatagatgaaatatttattttaagtttcgaTCCAAGCCCAAGCcccaagtccaagtccaagtcttctatatttaatatatactaatacaaatatatacgTATACAATTACATGAGATCACTCATAATGTCAAGCTAATagagtgataaaataataaatcaccatAAATGTTTGGGAAGATTCCACCCTAaaaggattttgaagaatagAATTCTTAACTCAACATTAAAATGTTACATAGgcaaagaagataaaataataaatttgtaatctgtcggtaatgaatatattctaCCTACTTCTATAACGGTGATTGGATCTTGATTCAATAAAGTccttatctattattatatggtCCACAAGTTAATATAGATACTCGTAATTGAAATAGTTATCGATAATTTTCACTTCCCTCTTATGGAATTAGACTTACACTTATGATGTGTTGTTGAATAGTGTAAGATTTGACGCATTATCACTTGAATGAATTCCGTTAGAAATATTATTGAGTTCTTTGTACAATCCTTTTGTAACTACTTGTGATCTCATTACAATATACATCTAGACACtttatcctaaaataatttaagcttaATCGCCAAAATTTAAGATGACATATCTCTAAACTTTTTAATGAACTATTCTTATTctaaaagatatgaatttatttatatttaatttggtttactaataaataagtctttaaaaaatcaaatttttactataaaagccCAGCTCTATTTGATCTCCtaacaaattaaactaataactttatcctaaaatatatttaataataattaccaaaattcaagttgacatatctataatcttttaaaagtcattcttatcctaaaatatatcagtaattatgaaattggtatgtcaattaataagtccacaaaaagattttactataaaagctgaatgtaatttttttttcacatccaTCATCAagaagattttatatttttagatacTATATTCCAAGTCAAGCAACGTTTCTACTTACTAGCTTTATGTATACAAGTTTTGTTAATGTCTGACTTCATGAATTCActattataaactaattattttttttgtgtagataaaatgaatactttcatcaacaatgaagagttcaacaagaagaaagtGATCTTCATAATGGGGGCCACAGGAACGGGAAAATCTAGTCTCTCTGTGTACCTTGCCACTCATTTTCAAGGAGAAATAATCAACTATGATAAAATGCAAGTTTACAAAGGACTTGAAATTGTTACAAACAAGATCACACGCACTGAGAAACAAGGTGTAGGACACTATTTATtaggtatatatgtttattttttagaataattatatcaaatgactacctagataattttatactagtaattatagattctagtgaaaaatatacttttctattaaaaaaatatttctttcaattttgagaAAGTTAACTTGATCAGATTTTCGTAGGTGAAATTGAACCAGATTCAGACTTCACAGCTGAAGATTTTTGTCTGCAATTTATCGTCTATATTGAAAAAATAGTGAAGACTCAATGTGTTCCAATTATTGTTGGAGGTTCAAATTCGTATATTGAAAAATTTGTGGAAGATCCTGtgttcatgttcaaatataagtatgataGTTGCTTTATTTGGATTGATGTTGAGCAATCAGTCTTGAACAGTAGATTTTACATGAGTGTTGAACAAATGGTCAAAGCaggtaatttttgtaattattttatgtatcaatCAAGATATACTATCAAGCAGCTACctaaaaacttttcttatataattttcttaataatacttttggttatcaaatatatgttctactaaataaaactcttctttaaatttgtgttgcatGCAGGGCTAGTGGATGAGGTGCGACAGATTTTCATTCCAGATGCAGATTTCACCAAAGAAATCCGACAGTCCATCAGTGTCCCTGAAATGAACAGATATTTAAGGGAAGAAACAAATGTAGACAAAGATGATTAATCAAAGCAGAtgattcttcaagcttcaatttcAAGTATCAAGCGTAATACTCGTATGTTAATTTGTAACCAACTTGACAAGATTCAACGATTAATAAGCGAGAAAATGTGGTCAGTGCATCATATTATTGCTACGAACgttttcaaagaaaatagagaagaagATCTTGACTAAGCATGGACGAATACTGTTTTGCAACCATGCCTAGATATTGTgaagatatttctcaaaaacaatcatcacaatattattattgagtgtACATAAACTGTCATTATCGCCATCTTCTGTTTTGGTCTCCACTGTTTTTAACCTAGTTTGTACAGTTTGTATcgcattacaaatatatatgtatgatataaCCCTTATTTCGATATATGTTACTCTTGTCTGTAAAAAAAANNNNNNNNNNNNNNNNNNNNNNNNNNNNNNNNNNNNNNNNNNNNNNNNNNNNNNNNNNNNNNNNNNNNNNNNNNNNNNNNNNNNNNNNNNNNNNNNNNNNNNNNNNNNNNNNNNNNNNNNNNNNNNNNNNNNNNNNNNNNNNNNNNNNNNNNNNNNNNNNNNNNNNNNNNNNNNNNNNNNNNNNNNNNNNNNNNNNNNNNNNNNNNNNNNNNNNNNNNNNNNNNNNNNNNNNNNNNNNNNNNNNNNNNNNNNNNNNNNNNNNNNNNNNNNNNNNNNNNNNNNNNNNNNNNNNNNNNNNNNNNNNNNNNNNNNNNNNNNNNNNNNNNNNNNNNNNNNNNNNNNNNNNNNNNNNNNNNNNNNNNNNNNNNNNNNNNNNNNNNNNNNNNNNNNNNNNNNNNNNNNNNNNNNNNNNNNNNNNNNNNNNNNNNNNNNNNNNNNNNNNNNNNNNNNNNNNNNNNNNNNNNNNNNNNNNNNNNNNNNNNNNNNNNNNNNNNNNNNNNNNNNNNNNNNNNNNNNNNNNNNNNNNNNNNNNNNNNNNNNNNNNNNNNNNNNNNNNNNNNNNNNNNNNNNNNNNNNNNNNNNNNNNNNNNNNNNNNNNNNNNNNNNNNNNNNNNNNNNNNNNNNNNNNNNNNNNNNNNNNNNNNNNNNNNNNNNNNNNNNNNNNNNNNNNNNNNNNNNNNNNNNNNNNNNNNNNNNNNNNNNNNNNNNNNNNNNNNNNNNNNNNNNNNNNNNNNNNNNNNNNNNNNNNNNNNNNNNNNNNNNNNNNNNNNNNNNNNNNNNNNNNNNNNNNNNNNNNNNNNNNNNNNNNNNNNNNNNNNNNNNNNNNNNNNNNNNNNNNNNNNNNNNNNNNNNNNNNNNNNNNNNNNNNNNNNNNNNNNNNNNNNNNNNNNNNNNNNNNNNNNNNNNNNNNNNNNNNNNNNNNNNNNNNNNNNNNNNNNNNNNNNNNNNNNNNNNNNNNNNNNNNNNNNNNNNNNNNNNN is a genomic window containing:
- the LOC114074767 gene encoding adenylate isopentenyltransferase 5, chloroplastic-like, which produces MGATGTGKSSLSVYLATHFQGEIINYDKMQVYKGLEIVTNKITRTEKQGVGHYLLGEIEPDSDFTAEDFCLQFIVYIEKIVKTQCVPIIVGGSNSYIEKFVEDPVFMFKYKYDSCFIWIDVEQSVLNSRFYMSVEQMVKAGLVDEVRQIFIPDADFTKEIRQSISVPEMNRYLREETNVDKDD